The following proteins are co-located in the Streptomyces sp. DT2A-34 genome:
- a CDS encoding SGNH/GDSL hydrolase family protein, which produces MIGSYVAVGDSFTEGVGDPGPDGAFVGWADRFAVLLADRRPEGDFNYTNLAVRGKLLDQIIEDQLPRAAEMAPDLVSFCAGGNDIIRPGTDPDEVAERFEQAIVRLTSAVGTVMVTTGFDTRGVPVLKHLRGKIATYNGHVRAIADRYGCPVLDLWSLKTVQDRRAWDGDRLHLSPEGHTRVALRAGQVLGLEVPADPDQPWPPLPPRGTLEIRRDDVHWAREYLVPWIGRRLRGESSGDHVTAKGALSPDAIKMRIESVA; this is translated from the coding sequence GTGATCGGGTCGTACGTTGCGGTGGGGGACAGCTTCACCGAGGGCGTCGGCGACCCCGGCCCCGACGGGGCGTTTGTCGGCTGGGCCGACCGGTTCGCGGTTTTGCTCGCGGACCGGCGGCCCGAGGGCGACTTCAACTACACCAACCTCGCCGTGCGCGGCAAGCTGCTCGACCAGATCATCGAGGACCAGCTTCCGAGGGCCGCCGAAATGGCCCCGGACCTGGTCTCGTTCTGTGCGGGCGGCAACGACATCATCCGACCCGGAACCGACCCCGACGAGGTGGCCGAGCGCTTCGAGCAGGCGATCGTCCGGCTCACCTCCGCCGTCGGCACCGTCATGGTGACGACCGGCTTCGACACCCGTGGCGTGCCCGTGCTGAAGCATCTGCGCGGCAAGATCGCCACGTACAACGGTCATGTGCGGGCCATCGCCGACCGGTACGGCTGTCCGGTGCTCGACCTGTGGTCCCTGAAGACCGTTCAGGACCGCAGGGCCTGGGACGGCGACCGGCTCCATCTGTCTCCCGAGGGGCACACGCGCGTGGCGCTCCGTGCGGGGCAGGTCCTCGGCCTGGAGGTGCCGGCCGACCCGGACCAGCCCTGGCCGCCGCTCCCGCCCCGCGGCACCCTCGAGATCCGCCGGGACGACGTCCACTGGGCGCGCGAGTACCTGGTGCCGTGGATCGGGCGGCGCCTGCGCGGCGAGTCGTCGGGGGACCATGTGACGGCCAAGGGCGCGCTGTCCCCGGACGCCATCAAGATGCGGATCGAATCGGTGGCTTGA
- a CDS encoding DUF6250 domain-containing protein, whose amino-acid sequence MTTTRRAFGTLAAGAALAALAPAGTASAAPPRHRRLIAHDDFRHGLGQWAVELEKGGTVTASRGILEVDVPAGATVWFKKRLEGPYVIEYTATPIAEGGVNDRVSDLNNFWNATDVRSPDDIFATPRSGALAEYDHLKTYYVGYGANTNTTTRMRRYVGQAGVRPLLYDYTEPLLVANEPNRVRIVSDGSTARWWDNERLVFDHSDQEPYTSGHFAFRTTWSHFRISDFRVWRLSPQRP is encoded by the coding sequence GTGACGACCACGCGTAGAGCATTCGGAACCCTGGCCGCCGGCGCCGCCCTCGCAGCCCTCGCCCCGGCGGGAACGGCGAGTGCCGCGCCGCCCCGGCACCGCCGCCTCATCGCCCACGACGACTTCCGTCATGGCTTGGGGCAGTGGGCGGTGGAGCTCGAGAAGGGCGGCACCGTCACCGCCTCCCGCGGGATCCTGGAGGTCGATGTCCCCGCCGGTGCGACGGTCTGGTTCAAGAAGCGGCTGGAAGGGCCGTACGTCATCGAATACACGGCCACGCCCATAGCGGAAGGCGGTGTCAACGACCGCGTCTCCGACCTGAACAACTTCTGGAACGCCACCGACGTCCGCTCCCCGGACGACATCTTCGCCACGCCGCGGAGCGGGGCGCTCGCCGAGTACGACCACCTCAAGACGTACTACGTCGGCTACGGCGCCAACACGAACACCACGACCCGGATGCGCCGGTACGTCGGCCAGGCGGGGGTCCGCCCGCTGCTCTACGACTACACGGAGCCGCTGCTCGTGGCGAACGAGCCCAACCGGGTCCGGATCGTCTCCGACGGCTCGACGGCGCGGTGGTGGGACAACGAGCGGCTCGTCTTCGACCACAGCGACCAGGAGCCGTACACCAGCGGGCACTTCGCCTTCCGGACCACCTGGAGCCACTTCCGGATCAGCGACTTCAGGGTGTGGCGGTTGAGCCCACAACGCCCCTGA
- a CDS encoding GDSL-type esterase/lipase family protein — translation MSRVDRRTSLAAAVAVGLLLGAPQPVFASDASTVVRPDDRRLVYEGHWGRTPEAASTVNSGSRLRFRFTGGSVHALFDVGSITVPAQIYVSVDGGPKRLHAVDRGDLRITADGRGPHSVEISVKDVFSRANRWTPPLETGVVLTGLRLDDGMRLLPQPAPGARKLAFYGDSITQGVMALCEVNTSDCADGTATYPTLVADALRASLTQVGFGRQGVIQTGNGGVPAAPDAYGWNHAGSRADSDRRADVIVVNQGTNDAAYGSAEFRSAYRAYLDKLRAAAPRARILALCPFNGAHADDIATVVGELADPRTEFVDTTDWLSPADGDFNGTVHPSAQGHRKVATRLIALLAKGF, via the coding sequence GTGTCCCGCGTCGACAGACGTACGTCCCTGGCCGCCGCGGTGGCTGTGGGGTTGCTCCTCGGCGCCCCGCAGCCCGTCTTCGCGTCCGATGCGTCGACCGTCGTACGCCCCGACGACAGGCGTCTCGTCTACGAGGGGCACTGGGGCCGCACCCCCGAAGCGGCCAGCACCGTCAACTCGGGCTCCCGGCTGCGCTTCCGCTTCACCGGCGGTAGCGTCCACGCCCTCTTCGACGTCGGCTCGATCACCGTGCCCGCGCAGATCTACGTGTCGGTCGACGGCGGGCCGAAGCGCCTGCACGCGGTCGACCGGGGCGATCTGCGGATCACCGCGGACGGCCGGGGACCCCACTCGGTCGAGATCTCCGTCAAGGACGTCTTCTCCCGGGCCAACCGGTGGACTCCGCCTCTGGAGACGGGCGTCGTGCTGACCGGTCTGCGGCTCGACGACGGCATGCGTCTGCTGCCTCAACCCGCCCCCGGCGCCCGGAAACTGGCCTTCTACGGCGACTCCATCACGCAGGGCGTCATGGCTCTGTGCGAGGTGAACACCTCCGACTGCGCCGACGGTACGGCCACCTACCCCACCCTCGTCGCCGACGCCCTGCGCGCCTCGCTCACCCAGGTCGGCTTCGGCCGCCAGGGTGTGATCCAGACCGGCAACGGGGGAGTACCGGCCGCGCCGGACGCGTACGGCTGGAACCACGCGGGCTCCCGGGCCGACTCCGACCGCCGGGCCGACGTGATCGTGGTGAACCAGGGCACCAACGACGCGGCGTACGGCTCGGCCGAATTCCGGTCCGCCTACCGCGCCTACCTCGACAAGCTGCGGGCCGCCGCCCCGCGCGCCCGCATCCTCGCGCTGTGCCCGTTCAACGGCGCGCACGCCGACGACATCGCAACCGTGGTCGGTGAACTCGCCGACCCCCGCACCGAGTTCGTCGACACAACCGACTGGCTCTCGCCGGCGGACGGGGACTTCAACGGCACCGTCCACCCCAGCGCCCAAGGCCATCGCAAGGTGGCCACCCGGCTGATCGCCCTTCTCGCAAAGGGGTTCTAG
- a CDS encoding LysM peptidoglycan-binding domain-containing M23 family metallopeptidase: MPAKGKHRRPKSQRFTRSIAVAGTGGAALALPLIGATGAHAAPSQSVSEKAVQSLPAAEKKAVEKTAAEKKAVEKTAAKKKTAVRTYSVKVGDYLSKIADEQDVSGGWKKLYADNREVVGEDPSLIHPGLKLTIGKKATASAPKSSSSSPSSSSSSSKDSSAAKSSASKKTTTAAQSVESTGTTTGFSAPVAGAAVSTAYKVAGSMWSSGYHTGVDFVTPTGTALKAVGAGTVVSAGWGGAYGNQVVIQLADGYYAQYAHLSSLSVSAGQTVTAGQQIGFSGATGNVTGPHLHFEIRTTPDYGSDVDPVAYLRSKGVPVG; encoded by the coding sequence ATGCCCGCGAAGGGTAAGCACCGCCGCCCGAAGTCCCAGCGCTTCACCCGCTCCATAGCCGTCGCCGGAACCGGTGGCGCCGCTCTCGCCCTCCCTCTCATCGGAGCCACCGGCGCCCACGCCGCTCCCTCGCAGTCCGTTTCGGAAAAGGCCGTTCAGTCACTTCCGGCCGCCGAGAAGAAGGCGGTCGAGAAGACGGCCGCCGAGAAGAAGGCGGTCGAGAAGACGGCCGCCAAGAAGAAGACGGCCGTGCGGACCTATTCGGTGAAGGTCGGCGATTACCTCTCGAAGATCGCCGACGAGCAGGACGTCAGCGGTGGCTGGAAGAAGCTCTACGCCGACAACCGCGAGGTCGTCGGCGAGGACCCGTCGCTGATCCACCCCGGCCTGAAGCTCACGATCGGCAAGAAGGCCACGGCGAGCGCCCCCAAGTCCTCGTCGTCCTCGCCCTCTTCCTCCTCGTCGTCCTCCAAGGACTCGTCCGCCGCGAAGTCCTCCGCGTCGAAGAAGACGACCACGGCCGCCCAGAGCGTCGAGAGCACCGGCACGACCACCGGCTTCTCCGCCCCCGTCGCGGGTGCCGCCGTCAGCACCGCCTACAAGGTGGCGGGCAGCATGTGGTCCAGCGGCTACCACACCGGCGTCGACTTCGTCACCCCGACCGGCACCGCACTGAAGGCCGTTGGCGCGGGCACCGTCGTCTCCGCGGGCTGGGGCGGCGCCTACGGCAACCAGGTCGTCATCCAGCTCGCCGACGGCTACTACGCCCAGTACGCCCACCTGTCGTCGCTCTCCGTCTCGGCCGGCCAGACCGTGACCGCGGGCCAGCAGATAGGCTTCTCCGGCGCGACCGGCAATGTGACCGGCCCGCACCTGCACTTCGAGATCCGCACCACGCCGGACTACGGCTCGGACGTGGACCCGGTCGCCTACCTCCGCTCGAAGGGCGTCCCGGTCGGCTGA
- a CDS encoding alpha-galactosidase translates to MLEISDDGRTWLLTGPTSSYAVHLTEGDELLHLHWGPRVALDDAEALAVRPLPEYWPFESPLDGREEYPVEGGPRFVRPALSVRTDERRGTEWGFERYETEGDELRLRFCDGGLSVTLHYRMRGDVVERWVTLDNQGPALELLRADSATWTLPDREDWRLSQLHGRWGAESRLARSPLTYGEKVIGSRRGHTGHQHLPWVALDTDATEERGEVYGCALGWSGTWRIAVAQLPDGRVQITGGAGYDDSGLLRLAAGESFTTPVFAGLWSDGGFGGASRAWHAYQRAYVIPDADRDRPVLFNSWEATEFDISEEQQRVLARRAAAIGVELFVVDDGWFGTRTSDRAGLGDWTPNPDRFPSGLKPLAEYVQALGMQFGIWVEPEMVNPDSELYRTHPDWVQHQTGRKRTEFRNQLVLNLARDDVQEYLWERLDGLLSSAPIDYVKWDFNRCFTDAGWPGGPYPQRLWVDHVRALYHLLDRLRAAHPGVAFESCSGGGGRIDLGVLSRTDQVWTSDNTDPLDRLAIQHGFSQIHPARVMAAWVTDSPNAMLNHRASSLRFRFVSAMAGVLGVGGDLATWSEEELAEARERVTLYKEIRPVVQRGDLYRLRPPRGGLSAVQYVLGGETVVLAWLQAQSYGAPVPALRLRALDPTESYECLETGEIHRGAVLVHHGLRVGLHGDLDAAVIRLRRI, encoded by the coding sequence ATGCTGGAGATCTCCGACGACGGCCGTACGTGGCTCCTGACTGGGCCGACCAGCAGTTACGCCGTCCATCTGACCGAAGGCGACGAGCTCCTGCACCTCCACTGGGGGCCACGCGTCGCCCTCGACGACGCCGAGGCCCTCGCCGTGCGCCCGCTGCCGGAGTACTGGCCCTTCGAGTCCCCGCTCGACGGACGCGAGGAGTACCCGGTCGAGGGCGGCCCCCGCTTCGTACGGCCCGCCCTGTCCGTGCGCACCGACGAGCGGCGCGGCACCGAGTGGGGTTTCGAGCGGTACGAGACCGAGGGCGACGAGCTGCGGTTGCGTTTTTGTGACGGCGGGCTGAGCGTCACCCTGCACTACCGGATGCGCGGGGACGTCGTGGAGCGGTGGGTGACCCTGGACAACCAGGGGCCCGCCCTGGAGCTGCTGCGCGCCGACTCGGCCACCTGGACGCTGCCCGACCGGGAGGACTGGCGGCTGTCGCAGCTGCACGGCCGCTGGGGCGCCGAGTCCCGGCTCGCGCGGTCCCCACTCACTTACGGGGAGAAGGTCATCGGCAGCCGCCGCGGGCACACCGGGCACCAGCACCTGCCGTGGGTCGCGCTGGACACGGACGCCACCGAGGAGCGCGGCGAGGTCTACGGCTGCGCCCTCGGCTGGTCCGGAACCTGGCGCATCGCCGTGGCCCAACTCCCGGACGGGCGCGTGCAGATCACCGGAGGGGCCGGATACGACGACTCGGGCCTGCTGCGGCTGGCCGCGGGGGAGTCCTTCACGACCCCCGTCTTCGCCGGACTGTGGAGCGACGGCGGCTTCGGCGGGGCGAGCCGGGCCTGGCACGCGTACCAGCGCGCGTATGTGATCCCGGACGCCGACCGGGACCGGCCGGTGCTGTTCAACTCCTGGGAGGCGACGGAGTTCGACATCTCCGAGGAGCAGCAGCGCGTGCTCGCGCGGCGGGCCGCGGCCATCGGCGTCGAACTGTTCGTGGTCGACGACGGCTGGTTCGGGACGCGCACCAGCGACCGCGCCGGGCTCGGCGACTGGACGCCCAACCCGGACCGCTTCCCGTCGGGCCTCAAGCCGCTCGCCGAGTACGTGCAGGCGCTCGGCATGCAGTTCGGCATCTGGGTCGAGCCGGAAATGGTCAATCCGGACAGCGAGCTGTACCGCACCCACCCGGACTGGGTGCAGCACCAAACGGGACGAAAGAGGACGGAGTTCCGCAATCAGCTCGTATTGAACCTCGCGCGCGACGACGTCCAGGAGTACCTCTGGGAGCGGCTCGACGGGCTCCTCTCCAGCGCCCCGATCGACTATGTGAAGTGGGACTTCAACCGCTGCTTCACCGACGCCGGCTGGCCCGGTGGGCCGTATCCGCAGCGCCTGTGGGTCGACCACGTGCGTGCCCTGTACCACTTGCTGGACCGGCTGCGGGCCGCGCACCCGGGCGTCGCCTTCGAGTCCTGCTCGGGCGGGGGCGGGCGGATCGACCTCGGCGTGCTGAGCCGTACGGACCAGGTGTGGACCTCGGACAACACCGACCCCCTCGACCGGCTCGCCATCCAGCACGGCTTCAGCCAGATCCACCCGGCCCGGGTCATGGCCGCCTGGGTCACCGACAGCCCGAACGCCATGCTCAATCACCGTGCCAGCTCGCTGCGCTTCCGGTTCGTGAGCGCCATGGCGGGCGTGCTCGGCGTCGGCGGTGACCTCGCCACGTGGAGCGAGGAGGAGCTCGCCGAGGCCCGGGAACGGGTGACGCTCTACAAGGAGATCCGGCCCGTGGTGCAGCGCGGCGACCTCTATCGGCTGCGGCCTCCGCGGGGCGGGTTGAGCGCGGTGCAGTATGTGCTCGGGGGCGAGACGGTCGTCCTCGCCTGGCTCCAGGCCCAGAGTTACGGCGCGCCCGTCCCGGCGCTGCGATTGCGCGCCCTTGACCCGACAGAATCGTACGAATGCCTTGAAACGGGCGAAATTCACCGAGGTGCCGTACTGGTGCATCACGGACTGCGCGTCGGTTTGCATGGCGACCTTGATGCGGCAGTTATCCGACTGCGTCGCATCTAG
- a CDS encoding tyrosine-protein phosphatase, which translates to MTQQIPSTEPELAGVRNFRDVGGLPTVDGRRVRYGVLFRSGHLAHATEEDAAFLDSLGLHTIFDFRNAADQKLEGPDVELPGVRNVNLPLSDPADGAEFWKMVRDGNLDQLRAILADGKGAGRMIASYRTIIKERTAEHSRVLHALTEDSVPALMHCAAGKDRAGLSIAVTLLALGVEREAILTDYLESNAKHRRYKVHRSSSSASAYSPEVMELLSPLFDARAEYLTAAFETIEETWGGVDAYLEQALGVTPEIRERLRERLLD; encoded by the coding sequence GTGACGCAGCAGATCCCGTCGACCGAGCCCGAACTGGCCGGAGTTCGCAACTTCCGCGATGTGGGCGGACTGCCGACCGTGGACGGACGGCGGGTGCGGTACGGAGTGCTGTTCCGCAGCGGCCACCTCGCGCACGCGACCGAGGAGGACGCCGCCTTTCTGGACTCCCTGGGCCTGCACACGATCTTCGACTTCCGCAACGCGGCCGACCAGAAGCTCGAAGGGCCGGACGTCGAGCTGCCGGGCGTACGCAATGTGAACCTGCCGCTGTCCGATCCCGCGGACGGCGCCGAGTTCTGGAAGATGGTCCGGGACGGCAACCTCGACCAGCTCAGGGCGATCCTGGCGGACGGCAAGGGCGCGGGCCGGATGATCGCCTCGTACCGCACGATCATCAAGGAGCGCACCGCCGAGCACTCCCGGGTGCTGCACGCGCTCACGGAGGACAGCGTGCCCGCCCTGATGCACTGCGCGGCCGGCAAGGACCGCGCCGGGCTGTCCATCGCCGTGACACTGCTCGCCCTCGGCGTCGAGCGCGAGGCGATCCTCACCGACTACCTGGAGTCCAACGCCAAGCACCGCCGCTACAAGGTGCACCGCAGCAGCAGCTCCGCCTCGGCCTACTCCCCCGAGGTCATGGAGCTGCTCAGCCCGCTCTTCGACGCACGCGCCGAATACCTCACGGCGGCCTTCGAGACGATCGAGGAGACATGGGGCGGCGTCGACGCCTACCTGGAGCAGGCTCTGGGAGTCACCCCGGAGATCCGGGAGCGGCTCCGGGAGCGGCTGCTCGACTGA
- a CDS encoding DUF6126 family protein, translated as MSDMEERFPRALWVRLIIYIAVGHVFAAFIYLLFEVGAK; from the coding sequence ATGAGCGACATGGAGGAGAGGTTCCCCCGCGCCCTGTGGGTGCGGCTGATCATCTACATCGCGGTGGGGCACGTCTTCGCGGCCTTCATCTACCTGCTGTTCGAGGTGGGAGCGAAGTAG
- a CDS encoding helix-turn-helix domain-containing protein yields the protein MSSSEIEPEADSTGLEALPVVAPQLRALRRRASLTLEAAARAAGLSPAHLSRLETGQRQPSLPMLLALARIYGTTVSELLGETVADRDAVVRAADMEPTSAGGWTYWQAGAPGRGMQALRVHVPYGAQGDIVRVHPGEEWLHVLQGRLRLRFGDTTHRLAPGDSAHFDSLTPHRIAAQDQGGVELLFVHTLLQSPTATLCLGPTPGVTP from the coding sequence ATGAGCTCTTCCGAGATCGAGCCGGAGGCCGATTCGACGGGGCTGGAGGCCCTCCCCGTCGTCGCGCCCCAGCTCCGTGCGCTGCGCCGCCGCGCCTCCCTCACCCTGGAGGCCGCGGCCCGCGCCGCCGGGCTGTCGCCGGCCCACCTGTCCCGCCTGGAGACCGGGCAGCGCCAGCCCTCGCTGCCGATGCTGCTCGCGCTCGCGCGCATCTACGGTACGACCGTGTCCGAGCTGCTCGGCGAGACGGTCGCCGACCGGGACGCCGTCGTGCGCGCCGCCGACATGGAGCCGACCTCGGCGGGCGGCTGGACGTACTGGCAGGCGGGCGCGCCCGGGCGTGGGATGCAGGCCCTGCGCGTCCATGTGCCGTACGGCGCGCAGGGCGACATCGTGCGCGTGCACCCCGGCGAGGAGTGGCTCCACGTGCTCCAGGGGCGGCTTCGGCTGCGCTTCGGGGACACCACGCACCGGCTCGCCCCCGGCGACAGCGCGCACTTCGACTCGCTGACCCCGCACCGTATCGCCGCCCAGGACCAGGGCGGGGTCGAGCTTCTCTTCGTCCACACCCTGCTGCAGAGCCCCACGGCCACGCTGTGCCTGGGCCCCACCCCTGGAGTGACGCCATGA
- a CDS encoding aspartate aminotransferase family protein, with the protein MTTEFDLGRLLSERGAERYELHTRYLNHQLPRMLHTIGFDKVYERAEGAYFWDADGDDYLDMLAGFGVMGLGRHHPVVRKALHDVLDASLADLTRFDCQPLPGLLAEKLLAHSPHLDRVFFGNSGTEAVETALKFARFVTGKPRVLYCDHAFHGLTTGSLSVNGESGFRDGFAPLLPDTAVPLGDLDALARELTKGDVAALIVEPIQGKGVHEAPPGYLRAAQELLHQHKALLIADEVQTGLGRTGDFYAYQHEDGVEPDLVCLAKALSGGYVPVGATLGKDWIFKKVYSSMDRVLVHSASFGSNAQAMAAGLAVLSVMENEQIVANARATGELLKSRIAALTDKYELLADVRGRGLMIGIEFGRPNSLKLRGRWTMLQAARKGLFAQMVVVPLLRRHRILTQVSGDHLEVIKLIPPLIIGEREVDRFVDAFTDVMDDAHSGGGLMWDFGKTLIKQAVANR; encoded by the coding sequence ATGACCACCGAGTTCGACCTCGGCAGACTCCTGTCCGAGCGCGGAGCCGAGCGCTACGAGCTGCATACCAGGTACCTCAACCACCAGCTCCCGCGCATGCTGCACACCATCGGCTTCGACAAGGTCTACGAGCGGGCCGAGGGCGCGTACTTCTGGGACGCGGACGGCGACGACTACCTGGACATGCTCGCCGGGTTCGGGGTGATGGGCCTGGGGCGCCACCACCCCGTCGTCCGCAAGGCGCTGCACGACGTCCTCGACGCCTCCCTCGCCGACCTCACCCGCTTCGACTGCCAGCCGCTGCCCGGGCTGCTGGCCGAGAAGCTGCTCGCGCACAGCCCGCACCTGGACCGGGTGTTCTTCGGCAACAGCGGTACGGAGGCGGTGGAGACGGCGCTGAAGTTCGCGCGGTTCGTCACCGGCAAGCCGCGGGTCCTGTACTGCGACCACGCCTTCCACGGGCTGACCACCGGTTCCCTGTCCGTCAACGGCGAGTCCGGCTTCCGGGACGGCTTCGCCCCGCTGCTGCCCGACACGGCCGTACCGCTCGGCGATCTCGACGCCCTGGCACGGGAGTTGACCAAGGGTGACGTCGCCGCCCTGATCGTCGAGCCGATCCAGGGCAAGGGCGTGCACGAGGCTCCGCCCGGATATCTGCGGGCCGCCCAGGAGCTGCTGCACCAGCACAAGGCGCTGCTCATCGCCGACGAGGTGCAGACGGGCCTCGGCCGTACCGGCGACTTCTACGCCTACCAGCACGAGGACGGTGTCGAGCCGGACCTGGTGTGCCTGGCCAAGGCGCTCTCCGGTGGCTATGTGCCGGTGGGCGCCACCCTCGGCAAGGACTGGATCTTCAAGAAGGTCTACTCGTCCATGGACCGCGTGCTGGTCCACTCGGCGAGCTTCGGGTCCAACGCGCAGGCCATGGCGGCCGGGCTCGCCGTGCTGTCGGTCATGGAGAACGAGCAGATCGTCGCGAACGCGCGGGCGACCGGGGAGCTGCTGAAGTCCCGGATCGCGGCACTGACCGACAAGTACGAGCTGCTCGCCGACGTCCGTGGCCGGGGCCTGATGATCGGCATCGAGTTCGGCAGGCCCAACTCGCTGAAGCTGCGCGGCCGTTGGACCATGCTGCAGGCCGCGCGCAAGGGCCTGTTCGCGCAGATGGTCGTCGTACCGCTGCTGCGGCGGCACCGGATCCTCACCCAGGTCTCCGGGGACCACCTGGAGGTGATCAAGCTGATTCCGCCGCTGATCATCGGCGAGCGGGAGGTGGACCGGTTCGTGGACGCCTTCACGGACGTGATGGATGACGCGCACAGTGGGGGCGGGCTGATGTGGGACTTCGGCAAGACGTTGATCAAGCAGGCGGTTGCCAACCGGTGA
- the dxs gene encoding 1-deoxy-D-xylulose-5-phosphate synthase, whose translation MTILESIRGPRDLKALSEAELGELSDEIREFLVHAVARTGGHLGPNLGVVELSIALHRVFESPVDRIVWDTGHQSYVHKLLTGRQDFSKLRGKGGLSGYPSREESEHDIVENSHASTALGWADGLAKARQVQGEKGHVVAVIGDGALTGGMAWEALNNIAAAKDRPLIIVVNDNERSYAPTIGGLANHLATLRTTDSYEKVLAWGKDVLLRTPLVGNTIYESLHGAKKGFKDAFAPQGMFEDLGLKYVGPIDGHDIGAVESALRRAKRFHGPVLVHCLTEKGRGYEPALAHEEDHFHTVGVMDPLTCESLAPSNGPSWTSVFGDEIVRIGEEREDVVAITAAMLHPVGLGRFAERFPDRVWDVGIAEQHAAVSAAGLATGGLHPVVAVYATFLNRAFDQLLMDVALHRCGVTFVLDRAGVTGVDGPSHNGMWDMSILQVVPGLRIAAPRDADQLRAQLREAVAVDDAPTLVRFPKEPVGPSIPAVDRVGGLDVLHRDAGEPDVLLVAVGVMAPVCLQAAELLQARGINCTVVDPRWVKPVDPALAPLAAQHRLVAVVEDNSRSSGVGAAVALALGDADVDVPVRRFGIPEQFLAHAKRGEVLADIGLTSVEIAGRISASLALKEAEDGLAGAERGDGGQVGRGVVPVKEKAVSGNGKAVSGREKAVSGKGKTVSGREKAVSVKEKAE comes from the coding sequence GTGACGATTCTGGAGAGCATCCGGGGACCACGTGACCTGAAGGCGCTGTCCGAGGCGGAACTCGGTGAACTGTCCGACGAGATCAGGGAGTTCCTGGTGCACGCGGTCGCCAGGACCGGCGGACATCTCGGGCCCAACCTGGGGGTGGTGGAACTCTCCATCGCGCTCCACCGGGTCTTCGAGTCACCGGTCGACCGCATCGTCTGGGACACCGGTCACCAGAGCTACGTACACAAGCTTTTGACGGGACGTCAGGACTTCTCCAAGCTGCGCGGCAAGGGCGGTCTGTCCGGCTATCCCTCGCGCGAGGAGTCCGAGCACGACATCGTCGAGAACAGCCACGCCTCCACCGCGCTCGGCTGGGCCGACGGCCTCGCCAAGGCCCGGCAGGTACAGGGGGAGAAGGGCCACGTCGTCGCGGTGATCGGCGACGGGGCGCTCACCGGCGGCATGGCCTGGGAGGCGCTGAACAACATCGCCGCCGCCAAGGACCGGCCGCTGATCATCGTCGTCAACGACAACGAGCGGTCCTACGCCCCGACCATCGGGGGCCTGGCCAACCACCTGGCGACCCTGCGCACGACCGACAGCTACGAGAAGGTCCTGGCCTGGGGCAAGGACGTACTGCTGCGGACCCCGCTCGTGGGCAACACCATCTACGAGTCCCTGCACGGCGCGAAGAAGGGCTTCAAGGACGCCTTCGCCCCGCAGGGCATGTTCGAGGACCTGGGCCTGAAGTACGTCGGCCCGATCGACGGGCACGACATCGGGGCCGTCGAGTCCGCGCTCAGGCGTGCGAAACGCTTCCACGGGCCCGTCCTCGTCCACTGCCTCACGGAGAAGGGGCGCGGCTACGAACCGGCCCTCGCCCACGAGGAGGACCACTTCCACACCGTCGGCGTGATGGACCCACTGACCTGCGAGTCGCTCGCGCCCTCCAACGGGCCTTCCTGGACTTCGGTGTTCGGGGACGAGATCGTGCGGATCGGCGAGGAGCGGGAGGACGTCGTGGCGATCACGGCGGCCATGCTGCACCCGGTCGGGCTCGGCAGGTTCGCGGAGCGGTTCCCGGACCGGGTGTGGGATGTCGGGATCGCCGAGCAGCACGCGGCCGTGTCGGCGGCGGGGCTGGCGACGGGCGGGCTGCACCCGGTCGTCGCCGTGTACGCGACGTTCTTGAACCGGGCCTTCGACCAGCTGCTGATGGACGTCGCGCTGCACCGCTGCGGGGTGACGTTCGTGCTGGACCGGGCGGGCGTCACCGGCGTGGACGGGCCCTCCCACAACGGCATGTGGGACATGTCGATCCTCCAGGTCGTGCCCGGCCTCAGGATTGCCGCGCCGCGCGACGCCGACCAGCTGCGGGCACAGCTGCGGGAGGCCGTGGCCGTCGACGACGCTCCTACGCTCGTGCGGTTCCCGAAGGAGCCGGTCGGGCCGTCGATCCCCGCGGTCGACCGGGTGGGCGGCCTGGACGTGCTGCATCGGGACGCCGGCGAGCCGGATGTCCTGCTGGTCGCCGTCGGCGTGATGGCCCCGGTGTGCCTCCAGGCGGCCGAGCTGCTTCAGGCCCGTGGCATCAACTGCACCGTCGTCGACCCGCGTTGGGTCAAGCCGGTCGACCCCGCGCTCGCGCCCCTGGCCGCACAGCACCGGTTGGTGGCCGTCGTGGAGGACAACAGCCGCTCGTCCGGGGTCGGTGCCGCCGTGGCGCTGGCGCTGGGCGACGCCGATGTCGACGTGCCCGTACGGCGGTTCGGCATCCCGGAGCAGTTCCTCGCGCACGCCAAGCGGGGTGAGGTGCTCGCCGACATCGGGCTCACGTCCGTCGAGATCGCCGGACGGATCAGCGCGAGCCTGGCCCTGAAGGAGGCCGAGGACGGCCTCGCCGGGGCTGAGCGGGGCGACGGCGGCCAGGTCGGTCGTGGCGTTGTACCGGTCAAGGAGAAAGCCGTGTCGGGCAACGGGAAAGCCGTGTCGGGCAGGGAGAAGGCTGTGTCGGGCAAGGGGAAAACCGTGTCGGGCAGGGAGAAGGCCGTGTCGGTCAAGGAGAAGGCGGAATGA